GAAACTGCCAGACATGTTCTTGAACCTGCTGGCTGGTTATCTGGCCCAAAATCTACTCACCTATAAACTCAATGTTTTGTGGCAGAAAgcagtttaacatttaaaggaTATTTCACTAATAAACTACAACCCATCCTCAAACATTGACCAAGATGAAGTATGTTTATATTGGAGGTCTTCATTTCGAATTCCTTCTATATTATAAGTATAATTGTTTCCAGTCCAGAGCTCTGATTTTGTAATAAGCCTTTCTTTGGTGTTTGCTCTCACTGCCCTTCAAAGTTATTTCATTATACTGGTAACACAAACTCAACccaaaattcaaattaaatacCCTCCAGCATTTGGTGATATTATAATAAACTCTGATTTTGATGTGAGGAAACGTGGCATTAAAAAGAACTATtcagacaaagaagaagaaacgtCTCCGCTGTGAACACTTACATCGTCATACTGAAATGTGGCGTTGCCAGTTCGGGTTGTGTCCCTCCTTCTGAACtgatctgaaaaacaaacacatcgaGTTTTGTTATATAATTTCAAAGATGATTTTGACTAATCATTATGTTTTTTCTGCCACTGTGGGCCTGTTTGTTTGAGATGTGAGAGGTACGCAGCTCTACAACAGTCTATAAAAAGCTCAAGAAAGGACCCAAGTTTATGGGATTTTCTTAATCCTGTTTACAACTTTaaaaacgcacacacaaaaaaaaaaaaaaactcagacaaCAACTGAGAAGTATCAAGAAGGTTCTTTGTCACATTTACTTCTGGTGAACAAGCTGAGCTGTACGTAAACTGCTTAAATCTGCTCATCAGATTTTATTCATCTAACTCACCGGTCAGAGCGCGCAGCCTCACACAGCAGCTCACAAATTCATCAAAATGGATCCTGCTGTTCAGGCTGTAGCGCTTCATGATGCAGTTCATAGCCTGCGGGCTCAGATTATAACctaaatgaacacacacacattacacataAGTCAAAGCACTTAGCTAACATCTCTGCTTTATTATCACCCTAAAATCCATGGGCAGTTTGTGCATCTATAGTAActatttttattcataattttagtacatataaattatatgtttttaacatactTGTTTAACAATATTTATCTTAAAATAATAACCTGGAGCCAATATAAAAATCATTCTTCCTGCTCATAGTGGCTCTGAGAGGCTccctctgcacttcctgtgtaagaaaaagaggacaaagTCTAAAGTCCTTTTTCATTTGTGTCCTTATGGACAGTCTTTCCTCATGGATATGCACAGAAGAGTCAATTCTGCAGAATTTTgcacaaaaaaagtttttaactttAGGTCTTTATTTGATTCATAAGGTTTAGAAGAACTTTGAAGTGTATTTTTACGTAGAATAAGGACGTTGGATTTTGTCCCTCATCACAGCTAAACTGATTTGTGGGCACCTCACTATTGTCAAAGTCAGGAACTTAACCTTTAACTTGCCCGTACCCATGGAGGTGATGGCCTGCTGCAGCTCATGGCCCTCTATAGTCCCGCTCTGGTCCCTGTCAAACGATGCAAAGGTCGTCCTCCAGCCATTCAGAACCTGCCACAGGTCCTTGAACTCATTAAAGCCCATGGTGCAGGACATGTCCCTCTGAGATAGCACAGTCAGTCAAAGACCCTTAACACATTATGGTTTCCTTTTACAAAGCACTATATATCATGCAGTGTTCTGTCATTAACAACTTTCCTCACATCAGTTTATCTACTAAACTTCTCTTATGGATGATTAACTTGAAGGCTGAAGGATACA
This window of the Archocentrus centrarchus isolate MPI-CPG fArcCen1 chromosome 16, fArcCen1, whole genome shotgun sequence genome carries:
- the sri gene encoding sorcin: MAFPGYGAGPGGFPGMQQDPLYGYFSAVAGQDGQISADELQRCLTQSGISGSYQPFSLETCRLMISMLDRDMSCTMGFNEFKDLWQVLNGWRTTFASFDRDQSGTIEGHELQQAITSMGYNLSPQAMNCIMKRYSLNSRIHFDEFVSCCVRLRALTDQFRRRDTTRTGNATFQYDDFIQVTMSI